One segment of Dolichospermum sp. DET69 DNA contains the following:
- a CDS encoding right-handed parallel beta-helix repeat-containing protein translates to MQSLWHFCIGLILVICCTTLGVNASSTPLNLYVSPLGNDSWSGNIAAANPEKTDGPFHTLERVRDQIRTLKKAGKFPNSGVIINLREGIYERKVPFILNAEDSGTKESPIVYRPYLNEQVRLSGGKEIQGFYPVNDESILKRMPSVSRGKILQVDLKAQGITDYGQLSPRGFGRPDHLSPLELFFADQPMQIARWPNQGYLKIADVPAGKDGGKFSYEGDRPQRWNNARDIWLHGYWTRDWADSYAKVKLIDTQTHEISTEPPHGVYGYTKGQRYYVLNLLEELDTPGEYYLDSQTGILYFWPPSPMENNRAIVSMMKEPLVSLNGASYITLSGLIFEDSRGAGIRVVKGENVLVAGCQIRNFGTNGVEIKGGIRHGVISNDVYNIGETGIVLNGGDRKTLTPAKHYAINNHIHNYARWVKTYRAGISIQGVGNLISHNLIHDAPHNAILLSGNNHIIEFNNIHHVCLETGDAGAFYMGRDYTQQGNIIRYNYFHNLSGIQKQKGFTEVMAVYLDDGASGTTIYGNLFYKVQRGVLIGGGRDNTVENNIFVKNKVSVSVDARVLGWAKVGAARGGNWRMVEKLEDMNYKHPPYSTRYPQLVKILEDEYGVPKGNKIINNVYFGDGWLKLENKLTDKTITIEGNLIKNDVSFVIPNDNLLQLKSDSTAYKFGFKSLPINKIGLYKDKYRKAVF, encoded by the coding sequence TTGCAATCTCTATGGCATTTCTGCATTGGGCTGATACTTGTTATTTGCTGCACTACATTAGGAGTAAATGCCAGTTCGACACCACTAAATTTATACGTTTCTCCTCTAGGAAACGATAGCTGGTCAGGTAATATTGCAGCAGCTAACCCAGAGAAGACCGATGGACCATTCCATACACTTGAGCGTGTGCGCGATCAAATCCGTACTCTGAAAAAGGCAGGTAAATTCCCTAACTCTGGTGTTATTATTAACCTGCGTGAAGGAATTTATGAACGGAAGGTACCCTTTATTCTGAATGCAGAAGATAGTGGCACAAAGGAGTCGCCCATTGTTTACCGTCCATACTTAAATGAGCAAGTTCGCTTATCTGGGGGAAAGGAAATTCAGGGTTTCTACCCTGTTAATGATGAGAGTATCCTGAAGCGGATGCCATCTGTGTCCCGTGGCAAGATCCTGCAAGTTGATTTGAAAGCACAGGGGATTACTGATTACGGACAACTCTCGCCACGCGGCTTCGGGAGACCCGATCATCTTTCTCCCTTGGAACTGTTTTTTGCAGACCAACCCATGCAGATAGCACGCTGGCCTAACCAGGGTTATCTAAAAATCGCAGATGTGCCTGCGGGAAAGGATGGTGGTAAGTTCAGTTATGAAGGTGATCGCCCTCAGCGATGGAATAATGCACGTGATATTTGGTTACATGGTTATTGGACTCGGGATTGGGCGGACTCCTATGCAAAAGTCAAGTTGATTGACACACAGACTCACGAAATTTCTACTGAGCCGCCCCACGGAGTCTATGGTTACACAAAAGGCCAGCGTTATTACGTCCTCAACCTCCTAGAAGAATTGGACACCCCTGGTGAATACTATTTGGATAGTCAAACTGGCATCCTCTATTTTTGGCCACCTTCGCCAATGGAAAACAACCGGGCTATTGTTTCTATGATGAAAGAGCCACTGGTTTCCCTAAATGGTGCATCTTATATTACCCTGAGTGGTCTGATATTTGAAGATTCCAGAGGTGCAGGCATTAGGGTAGTTAAGGGGGAGAACGTCTTGGTTGCAGGCTGTCAAATTCGTAACTTTGGTACTAATGGGGTAGAGATTAAGGGAGGAATCCGGCACGGTGTCATTAGCAACGATGTATATAATATTGGTGAAACGGGTATAGTGTTGAATGGAGGCGATCGCAAAACCCTGACACCAGCAAAGCACTATGCTATCAATAATCACATCCATAATTATGCTAGATGGGTAAAGACGTACCGAGCAGGCATTTCTATTCAAGGTGTTGGTAATCTGATCTCACATAATTTAATTCATGACGCGCCTCACAATGCTATCCTTCTTAGCGGTAACAATCATATCATTGAGTTCAACAATATCCACCACGTTTGCTTAGAAACTGGTGATGCTGGAGCATTTTATATGGGTCGAGACTACACCCAGCAAGGGAACATCATCCGCTATAACTATTTCCACAACCTGTCCGGAATTCAAAAGCAAAAAGGTTTTACAGAAGTTATGGCAGTGTACCTTGACGACGGTGCTAGTGGGACAACAATCTATGGTAACCTATTCTATAAAGTACAGCGGGGCGTGTTAATCGGTGGCGGACGTGATAACACAGTCGAAAACAACATCTTTGTTAAAAATAAGGTTTCAGTATCTGTAGATGCCCGTGTTTTAGGTTGGGCAAAAGTCGGTGCTGCTCGCGGAGGTAATTGGAGAATGGTGGAAAAGCTTGAAGATATGAACTATAAACATCCGCCCTACAGCACCCGCTACCCTCAATTGGTCAAAATTCTAGAAGATGAATATGGCGTTCCCAAAGGAAACAAAATTATAAATAACGTCTATTTTGGTGACGGATGGTTAAAGTTGGAGAACAAACTGACTGATAAAACTATTACTATCGAGGGAAATTTAATTAAGAATGATGTGAGCTTTGTGATACCAAATGATAATCTCTTGCAACTAAAGTCTGACTCAACTGCTTACAAGTTTGGCTTTAAGAGCCTCCCAATCAATAAAATCGGGCTATACAAGGATAAGTATCGTAAAGCTGTTTTCTAA